Below is a genomic region from Methanosphaera sp. ISO3-F5.
TTTATCAATATCTTCAGGATTTTCGTATTTATTTGGCATTCTGATACCTGATTCGGTAATCATTTTTCTTTCTTTATCTCTTTCTGCTTCCCATCTTAGGATGTCACGGTTTCCAAACATAGGTACATTGAATTTGTCTTCAACATTGCTTAAACCAGCATAAGCAACAAATGATCCATGAGGTACAACAATAGCATTCATTGCTTTTAGTTGTTCTTGAACTTCTTCATTTACTATGTCTTTATATTCATCGACAAATATAAATTCATCAGCCACTCCAAATCTTTGGTATGGTACTTCTTTTCCTTTTTCACATACTACTGCTGTTCTGAATCCTTCTTGTTTTGCTCCTCTAAGAATATGTAAAGCTGTGTGACTACCAAGTGTAGCTATTGTAATATTTTCTTTATCATATCCTTCAAGTATTTTATTTATGTCTTCTTTTTTTACTTTTCCCATTTTTTACACCATATATATCATGAATATTAATGATAATTTATATTCATATTTTTGTATATTCTTATTAAAATAGTAATTTATATTTAATTTTATGATTAAAATTTCTGCTTTTAAACAACTAGAAAAATACTAAAAATTTGAATTATATAAATATATTCAAGTTTGAAAATAATGACATAATCAAATTAATTATTTAGTAAGGAGTTTAACATGTTAAAGGTAAATCAAGATCATTGTTTGGGGTGTGGTGCATGTATAATAGTGTGTCCAGTAAACCAGAAAATATGTCCGGAGGTAATTGGAGGAAATGGTCCGGATACAACTGATGTAATTATGTTAGTAGAAAATGGGATTATAAAATTGTTTCACCCCGAAAAATGTATAGGCTGTAGAAGCTGTACAAATACTTGTCCAACTAAGTCAATATATCATGGAGAATAAAAATATGGAAGTAATAATAAACACAGGAACAAGTATCATACAAGCTTTTTATGAGAAAAAAGGTTCAACACTAAAAGATGAGTATAGACAATCTACTGCAGTAGCCTTTATGGATGTAAAGGATATGGAAAAAATGTCACTAAAACCAAGGGATAAAATCAAAGTTCAGACAGATTGGGGCGAAGTTGTATTATTTGTGGATAAATCCCATGATTCTCCTCATGAAGGAATGATTTTTATACCAAAAGGACCTTGGGCAAACATTGTAATCAGTCCCGAAACTTACTGTTGTAACATCCCTACTTACAAGGGTATACCGGCATCTATAACAAAAACAGATGAAGACGTCTTATTAGTTTCACAATTAATGAATAAAACATATAACAAATACAATTTAAGTCCAGAAAACTTATCGGATAAACCAATTTATAAGAAAAAGGAGGATTAAATTCATGGAAACACCAATAACCGATTATGATGAAG
It encodes:
- a CDS encoding ferredoxin family protein, encoding MLKVNQDHCLGCGACIIVCPVNQKICPEVIGGNGPDTTDVIMLVENGIIKLFHPEKCIGCRSCTNTCPTKSIYHGE
- a CDS encoding molybdopterin dinucleotide binding domain-containing protein, whose protein sequence is MEVIINTGTSIIQAFYEKKGSTLKDEYRQSTAVAFMDVKDMEKMSLKPRDKIKVQTDWGEVVLFVDKSHDSPHEGMIFIPKGPWANIVISPETYCCNIPTYKGIPASITKTDEDVLLVSQLMNKTYNKYNLSPENLSDKPIYKKKED